From the Pseudomonadota bacterium genome, the window ATCAGGATACAAAGGCAGGGATAGACCTGTACCGATTCCAACCTCTATAATCCTATCACCTTTCTTAATACCAATCTTTTCCAGACCAAGCCTTATTCTGGGGGAAAACATCTGTGAAAACAGAATATCATATACAGGAGAGTATCTGCTGTATATCTTTCGTATTTCTTCCCTTTGCATACGAAGACAAAACTAACAAATAGAAAACGGTCATGTCAAGGAAAAAGCATTAGTAATTTTCAGCTAACAGCTCGTAGTATGCCTGGGGATGTGCACAGGCAGGGCATTCTTTGGGTGCTTCTTTTCCCTCATGGATATACCCGCAATTCCTGCATCTCCATTTAACAACATTATCCTTCTTAAAAACCTTATTGCTCTCAATATTGCTGAGGAGTTTCAGGTACCTCTTTTCATGTCCCGCTTCAACCTCTGATATCTCCCTGAAAACGGTTGCTATTTCAGTGAACCCCTCCTCATCAGCAACCTTTGCTGATTCAGGATATAATGTGGTCCATTCCAGGTTTTCACCGGCAGCTGCTGCTTTGAGATTTTCTGCTGTATTCCCGATTACACCTGCCGGATATGTAGCAGTGATCTCCACATCCCCTCCCTCAAGGAATTTAAAAAACCTCTTCGCATGTTCTTTTTCATTTTCAGCCGTATCAGAGAAAATCCATAATATCTGCTCATACCCTTCCTTTTTCGCCTCAGAGGCAAAGTATGTGTACCTGTTTCTCGCCTGGGATTCCCCTGCAAAACTGGTGAGTAAGTTTTTCTCGGTCTTTGTTCCTTTTATACTTTTCATGTCGTTCCTCCATCTTTAAATTCAGTAAATAGTGAATAGTAATTAGTACATAGTAAAAACAGATTTAAAGCATTTAAAAACTATTCACAATTCACTATCCCGCCAATGGCGGGACTATTCACTGATCTATGATTTCCACAGTCCGTGCAG encodes:
- a CDS encoding rubrerythrin family protein; this encodes MKSIKGTKTEKNLLTSFAGESQARNRYTYFASEAKKEGYEQILWIFSDTAENEKEHAKRFFKFLEGGDVEITATYPAGVIGNTAENLKAAAAGENLEWTTLYPESAKVADEEGFTEIATVFREISEVEAGHEKRYLKLLSNIESNKVFKKDNVVKWRCRNCGYIHEGKEAPKECPACAHPQAYYELLAENY